One window of the Haemorhous mexicanus isolate bHaeMex1 chromosome 15, bHaeMex1.pri, whole genome shotgun sequence genome contains the following:
- the STC2 gene encoding stanniocalcin-2 isoform X2 — MHFRAAEIQHCLVNAGDVGCGVFECFENNSCEIRGLHEICMTFLHNAGKFDAQGKSFIKDALKCKAHALRHKFSCISRKCPAIKEMVFQLQRECYLKHDLCSAAKENVQVIVEMIHFKDLLQHEPYVDLVNILLTCGEEVKKAITRSVQAQCEQNWGSLCSILSFCTSATHGDAVLGAERKVGEGSRAGAGRGDMVAHADPEHRESPRAAKGERGTKGHSNARVKAGGHGPKGAHGILDRADELSDFSDVRR; from the exons aTGCACTTCAGGGCAg ctgaaatccagcactgcctggtAAATGCTGGCGATGTGGGATGTGGAGTGTTTGAATGCTTTGAGAACAATTCTTGCGAGATCCGAGGCTTACACGAGATCTGCATGACATTCCTGCACAACGCTGGAAAATTCGATGCCCAG gGAAAATCCTTCATTAAAGACGCTCTGAAGTGTAAGGCTCATGCCTTGAGGCATAAATTCAGCTGCATCAGCCGTAAGTGCCCTGCCATTAAAGAGATGGTGTTCCAGTTACAGCGGGAGTGCTACCTGAAGCAtgacctctgctctgctgccaagGAGAACGTCCAGGTCATTGTGGAGATGATTCACTTCAAAGACCTGCTGCAGCATGA GCCTTACGTTGACCTAGTGAACATCCTGCTCACCTGCGGCGAGGAGGTGAAAAAGGCAATAACGAGGAGCGTCCAGGCCCAGTGTGAACAGAACTGGGGAAGCCTCTGCTCCATCCTGAGCTTCTGCACCTCGGCCACGCACGGGGACGCCGTCCTGGGAGCCGAGAGGAAGGtgggggaaggcagcagggccGGTGCTGGCCGTGGGGACATGGTGGCCCACGCTGACCCCGAGCACAGGGAGAGCCCACGAGCAGCCAAGGGAGAGAGAGGTACCAAGGGCCACTCCAACGCCCGGGTCAAAGCTGGGGGCCACGGTCCCAAAGGGGCCCACGGGATCCTGGACCGGGCAGACGAACTGTCCGACTTCTCCGACGTCCGGAGGTGA